The following coding sequences lie in one Calidithermus timidus DSM 17022 genomic window:
- the lysJ gene encoding [LysW]-aminoadipate semialdehyde transaminase LysJ, with protein MQTALNWLEVEKTHDSGVYNKHDVVIVRGEGARVWDSEGNEYIDCVGGYGVANLGHSNPHVVEAVQRQAATLMVMPQTLPNDKRAEFYAAITGILPPSLRRVFPCNSGTEANEAALKFAMMATGKRRFVAAMRGFSGRTLGAVALSYEPKYREPFGPYGHEVVFIPYNDVEALKAAVDEHTAAVFLEPVQGEGGVRPATAEFLQAARQVTSERGCLLVLDEIQTGMGRTGKRWAFEHFGVVPDILTMAKALGGGVPIGCMVMTDAVADKMPKGGHGTTFGGNPLAMAAGVAAIGYLERTRLWERAAELGPWFMEQLRSIGSPKVREVRGLGLMIGVELKEKSAPYIQRLEREHRVLTLQAGPNVIRFLPPLVIEQADLARVVEAVREVLAWSPKAEQVG; from the coding sequence ATGCAGACGGCGCTGAACTGGCTCGAGGTGGAGAAGACCCACGACTCCGGCGTGTACAACAAGCACGACGTGGTGATCGTGCGGGGTGAGGGTGCTCGCGTGTGGGATAGCGAGGGCAACGAGTACATCGACTGCGTGGGTGGCTACGGGGTGGCCAACCTGGGGCACTCCAATCCCCACGTGGTCGAGGCCGTGCAGCGACAGGCGGCTACGCTGATGGTGATGCCCCAGACCCTGCCCAACGACAAGCGGGCCGAGTTTTACGCGGCCATCACCGGTATCCTGCCCCCCTCCTTGCGGCGGGTGTTCCCCTGTAACTCGGGCACCGAGGCCAACGAGGCAGCGCTCAAGTTCGCCATGATGGCTACGGGCAAGCGCAGATTCGTTGCGGCCATGCGCGGCTTCTCGGGTCGCACCCTGGGTGCGGTGGCGTTGTCGTACGAGCCGAAGTACCGCGAGCCCTTCGGTCCCTACGGCCACGAGGTGGTGTTCATCCCCTACAACGACGTCGAGGCCCTGAAGGCTGCGGTGGACGAGCACACGGCGGCGGTCTTCCTCGAGCCCGTCCAAGGCGAGGGGGGGGTGCGCCCGGCGACGGCGGAGTTCCTCCAGGCCGCCCGCCAGGTTACGTCCGAGCGCGGTTGCCTGCTGGTCCTCGACGAGATCCAGACCGGTATGGGCCGTACCGGCAAGCGCTGGGCCTTCGAGCACTTCGGCGTCGTGCCCGACATCCTCACCATGGCCAAGGCCCTGGGCGGGGGTGTGCCCATTGGTTGCATGGTCATGACCGACGCGGTGGCCGACAAGATGCCCAAGGGCGGTCATGGCACTACCTTCGGCGGCAACCCGCTGGCGATGGCCGCGGGGGTGGCGGCGATCGGCTACCTCGAGCGCACCCGCCTGTGGGAACGCGCCGCCGAGCTTGGCCCGTGGTTCATGGAGCAACTGCGTTCCATCGGCTCGCCTAAGGTGCGCGAGGTGCGCGGCCTGGGTCTGATGATTGGCGTGGAGCTCAAGGAGAAGAGCGCGCCCTACATCCAGCGCCTCGAGCGCGAGCACCGCGTCCTCACCTTGCAGGCCGGGCCTAACGTGATCCGCTTTTTGCCGCCCTTGGTCATCGAGCAGGCCGACCTTGCGCGGGTCGTGGAGGCGGTGCGCGAGGTGCTGGCCTGGAGCCCCAAGGCAGAGCAGGTGGGGTGA
- a CDS encoding TRAP transporter small permease subunit: MKALLGLSRVIDSLNTWINRGVIWLILLVTLVAAGNAVMRYGLKISSNAWLELQWFMYGLIFLLGASYTLQKNGHVRVDVLYGKYPPRLKVWVDLLGTLFFLIPTTVVIFLTTLPWVRASISIREMSPDAGGLPYWPIKLVLPIAFALLFLQAISELIKRIAMLTGHLEIPQYMTEEEAEVQEVKAIVEQNDQKEDGQ, from the coding sequence GTGAAGGCACTTCTTGGCTTATCGCGCGTCATAGACAGCCTGAACACCTGGATCAACCGTGGCGTGATCTGGCTGATTCTCCTGGTTACGCTGGTGGCGGCGGGCAATGCGGTGATGCGCTACGGACTCAAGATCAGCTCGAACGCCTGGCTCGAGTTGCAGTGGTTCATGTATGGCCTGATCTTTTTGCTCGGCGCCAGCTACACCCTGCAGAAGAACGGCCACGTGCGGGTAGACGTACTCTACGGCAAGTACCCACCTAGGTTGAAGGTCTGGGTGGATCTGCTGGGCACGCTCTTCTTCCTGATCCCTACCACCGTGGTTATCTTCCTCACCACCTTGCCCTGGGTGCGCGCTTCCATCAGCATCCGCGAGATGTCCCCAGACGCTGGGGGGCTGCCCTACTGGCCCATCAAGCTGGTGTTGCCCATCGCCTTCGCCCTGCTGTTCTTGCAGGCCATCTCCGAGCTGATCAAGCGCATAGCCATGCTCACGGGGCATCTGGAGATCCCACAGTACATGACCGAGGAAGAAGCCGAGGTTCAGGAGGTCAAGGCAATCGTCGAGCAAAACGATCAGAAGGAGGATGGGCAGTGA
- a CDS encoding TRAP transporter substrate-binding protein: MNRREMLKKAGVAVAASSVFGPVYAQAAPTIRWRLASSFPKSLDTIFGAADILAERVSQLTDGKFQIRAFPAGEIVPGLQVLDGVQQGTVEVGHTAMYYYVGKSLAMAFDAALPFGLNARQQNAWWYYGGGVEAMRQFLVDFNVINFPGGNTGAQMGGWWRKEVNSLADLKGIKMRIPGIGGQVWSRLGVVPQAIAGGEIYPALERGTVDSAEWVGPYDDEKLGFYKVAKFYYYPGWWEPGPGLSFIVNLNEWKKLPKDYQMAFETAAAEANVHMLAKYDAQNPPALQRLLKNGVKLRKFSNEILKAAQKAAFEIYEEEAAKNASFKKIYTPWKKFRDESYREMAVQELGYEQFAFPGI, translated from the coding sequence ATGAACCGTCGTGAAATGCTGAAAAAAGCCGGTGTAGCTGTGGCGGCAAGCTCGGTGTTCGGGCCCGTCTACGCCCAAGCTGCTCCCACCATCCGCTGGCGTCTGGCCAGCAGCTTCCCCAAGAGCCTCGACACCATCTTCGGGGCGGCGGATATTTTGGCCGAGCGGGTCAGCCAGCTCACCGACGGCAAGTTCCAGATCCGCGCCTTTCCTGCCGGCGAGATCGTTCCGGGCCTGCAGGTGCTCGATGGAGTGCAGCAAGGCACTGTTGAGGTGGGCCACACTGCGATGTACTACTACGTGGGCAAGAGCCTGGCCATGGCTTTCGACGCTGCCCTGCCTTTCGGCCTCAACGCTCGCCAGCAGAACGCCTGGTGGTACTACGGTGGCGGCGTGGAGGCCATGCGGCAATTCCTGGTCGACTTCAACGTGATCAACTTCCCCGGCGGCAACACCGGAGCCCAGATGGGCGGCTGGTGGCGCAAGGAGGTCAACAGCCTGGCCGACCTCAAGGGCATCAAGATGCGCATCCCCGGCATCGGCGGCCAGGTCTGGAGCCGGCTGGGCGTGGTGCCCCAGGCCATCGCCGGCGGCGAGATCTACCCGGCGCTCGAGCGCGGCACCGTGGACTCCGCCGAGTGGGTGGGCCCCTACGATGACGAAAAACTCGGCTTCTACAAGGTGGCCAAGTTCTACTACTACCCCGGCTGGTGGGAACCCGGCCCCGGCCTGTCCTTCATCGTCAACCTCAACGAGTGGAAGAAGCTGCCCAAGGACTACCAGATGGCCTTCGAGACCGCGGCGGCCGAGGCCAACGTCCACATGCTGGCCAAGTACGACGCGCAGAACCCGCCCGCCCTGCAGCGCCTGCTCAAGAACGGGGTCAAGCTGCGCAAGTTCTCCAACGAGATCCTCAAGGCCGCCCAGAAGGCCGCCTTCGAGATCTACGAGGAGGAAGCCGCCAAGAACGCCTCGTTCAAGAAGATCTACACCCCCTGGAAGAAGTTCCGCGATGAGAGCTACCGCGAGATGGCGGTGCAGGAGCTGGGCTACGAGCAGTTTGCCTTCCCCGGCATTTGA
- a CDS encoding MFS transporter, whose amino-acid sequence MSANTTPWFAILSSYWFATSFKWFLIPLVLLPALVDRLVPETERAARLGLIYAITIALALMGPPLFGYLSDRVGRRMPFLGIGAVLTAVALLWMAFAPNYTHLLLAYILLQLSDDLSTGPYSALIPDLVARSRRGVASGWMGTLQVSAQLLAGGVGFLLPNLQLQLLVIALVNLAAAALVIRSVGEVPGLKPSLRGLAPSLLSPWRNPDFRWVWGTRFLVMLAVFAMQSYLQFYLEDVVRSFQAFGRVLAAEPFQAVALLGLLIALGAAVSAIPAGGASDRQGRKRVIYFAGAGLAGAVLLILLFPRYDLLLVLSVVFGVFYGAYVAVDWALVSDVLRDPHSHATDMGLWQISIVLPQVVAGALGGMLERFNAQVPGLGYTLLFLSAAACFVAGTWLVSRIRTAR is encoded by the coding sequence ATGTCAGCCAATACGACCCCCTGGTTCGCGATCCTTTCCTCCTATTGGTTCGCCACCAGCTTCAAGTGGTTCCTGATTCCCCTGGTATTGCTCCCGGCCCTGGTAGATCGCCTGGTTCCCGAGACCGAGCGAGCGGCCCGGCTGGGGCTCATCTATGCCATCACCATCGCACTGGCGCTGATGGGGCCGCCGCTGTTTGGCTATCTGTCGGATCGGGTGGGTCGGCGGATGCCTTTTTTGGGTATCGGGGCGGTGCTGACGGCAGTGGCCCTGCTCTGGATGGCCTTCGCACCTAACTACACCCACCTGCTGCTGGCCTACATACTGCTCCAGCTCTCCGACGACCTCTCCACCGGCCCCTACTCGGCCCTGATCCCAGACCTTGTAGCCCGCTCGAGGCGCGGGGTGGCTTCGGGATGGATGGGTACCCTGCAGGTATCGGCCCAACTGCTGGCTGGGGGGGTGGGTTTCCTGCTGCCCAACCTGCAACTCCAATTGCTCGTCATCGCCCTGGTGAACCTGGCGGCAGCGGCCTTGGTGATCCGCAGCGTCGGCGAGGTGCCGGGACTCAAGCCCAGCCTGCGCGGCCTCGCTCCGAGCCTGCTATCCCCTTGGCGCAACCCCGACTTCCGCTGGGTCTGGGGAACGCGTTTTTTGGTGATGTTGGCGGTGTTTGCCATGCAGAGCTACCTGCAGTTCTACCTCGAGGACGTCGTGCGTAGCTTCCAGGCCTTTGGCCGGGTGCTGGCCGCTGAGCCCTTCCAGGCGGTGGCTTTGCTGGGGTTGTTGATCGCGTTGGGCGCTGCGGTGTCGGCCATTCCGGCGGGAGGGGCCTCCGACCGGCAGGGGCGCAAACGGGTCATCTATTTCGCGGGAGCGGGCCTAGCTGGGGCGGTGCTGCTGATCCTCCTGTTCCCCCGCTACGACCTCTTGCTGGTGCTTTCGGTGGTGTTTGGGGTGTTCTATGGCGCCTACGTGGCGGTAGACTGGGCCTTGGTCTCGGACGTGCTGCGCGACCCCCACTCCCACGCCACCGACATGGGCCTGTGGCAGATCTCCATCGTGCTGCCCCAGGTGGTGGCCGGTGCCCTGGGGGGGATGCTGGAGCGCTTCAATGCTCAGGTGCCCGGCCTCGGCTATACCCTGCTGTTCTTGTCGGCGGCGGCCTGCTTCGTTGCGGGAACCTGGCTCGTGAGCCGAATCCGGACTGCCCGTTGA
- a CDS encoding OsmC family protein: protein MPVRTSEAVWQGTLKEGKGHLKLQSGVYEGPYTYASRFENAPGTNPEELIGAAHAGCFAMFLSALLTNNGFTPERLHASSSVHLGEGPTITKIELRLEAKVPGLSEEKFQELAQEAKAKCPVSKALAAVPEITLEARLI from the coding sequence ATGCCCGTACGTACCTCGGAAGCTGTCTGGCAGGGCACCCTCAAGGAGGGTAAAGGCCACCTCAAGCTGCAAAGCGGGGTTTATGAAGGCCCCTACACCTACGCCTCGCGCTTCGAAAACGCGCCCGGCACCAACCCCGAGGAGCTGATCGGGGCCGCCCACGCGGGCTGCTTCGCCATGTTCCTCTCGGCCTTGCTGACCAACAACGGCTTCACCCCCGAGCGCCTGCACGCCAGCTCCAGCGTTCACCTGGGCGAAGGGCCCACCATCACCAAGATCGAGCTGCGGCTCGAAGCCAAAGTTCCCGGCCTCTCCGAGGAGAAATTCCAGGAGCTAGCCCAGGAGGCCAAGGCAAAGTGCCCCGTCTCGAAGGCGCTGGCCGCCGTACCCGAGATCACGCTCGAGGCCAGGCTCATCTAA
- a CDS encoding [LysW]-lysine hydrolase, giving the protein MEALEFLKGALEIPSPSGSERLVAQYLVHGMERLGLKAWVDEAENARGTWGHGPLQVVLLGHIDTVAGVVPVRVEGDKLFGRGSVDAKGPFVSFVLAAAGLPEELKSQITVHLVGATEEEAPSSKGARYVADKLEPDYVVIGEPSGWQGITLGYKGRLLVKARRQKDHFHSAHHEPNAAEELISYFTSIKAWVEAMNVGQGAFHQIQYTLRDFRIEPAELEQVAEMFFDLRLPPRLQPEDAVRHLLAYAPPTIDLVFSGREVPYVGPKDTPLTRAMRLGIRQVGGTPVFKYKTGTCDMNVLAPHWSAPMIAYGPGDSTLDHTPYEHVEIPEFLKAIEALRTALVQLSRSGVPTGVNVDESR; this is encoded by the coding sequence ATGGAAGCGCTGGAGTTTCTCAAGGGGGCGCTCGAGATCCCCTCGCCCTCGGGGTCGGAGCGCCTGGTGGCGCAATACCTGGTTCATGGCATGGAGCGCTTAGGCCTCAAAGCCTGGGTGGATGAGGCCGAAAACGCCCGTGGGACCTGGGGACACGGCCCTTTGCAGGTTGTGCTGCTGGGCCACATCGACACCGTGGCCGGGGTGGTCCCGGTGCGGGTGGAGGGGGACAAGCTCTTCGGGCGGGGTTCGGTGGACGCCAAGGGCCCCTTCGTGAGCTTCGTGCTGGCGGCGGCGGGGCTGCCGGAGGAACTCAAAAGCCAGATCACCGTGCACCTGGTTGGAGCCACCGAGGAGGAGGCCCCTAGCTCCAAGGGGGCCCGCTACGTGGCCGACAAGCTCGAGCCCGATTACGTGGTGATCGGGGAGCCTTCCGGTTGGCAGGGCATCACCCTGGGCTACAAGGGCCGCTTGTTGGTCAAGGCTCGCCGCCAAAAGGATCACTTCCACTCCGCACACCACGAACCCAACGCCGCCGAGGAGCTCATCAGCTACTTCACCTCCATCAAGGCCTGGGTCGAGGCCATGAACGTGGGCCAGGGGGCCTTTCACCAGATCCAGTACACCCTGCGCGACTTCCGCATCGAACCGGCCGAGCTCGAGCAGGTGGCCGAAATGTTCTTCGACCTGCGCCTACCCCCCCGCCTGCAGCCCGAGGACGCGGTGCGGCACCTGCTGGCCTATGCTCCCCCCACCATCGACCTGGTGTTCTCCGGGCGCGAGGTGCCCTACGTAGGCCCCAAGGACACCCCCCTCACCCGCGCCATGCGCCTGGGCATCCGCCAGGTGGGGGGAACCCCGGTGTTCAAGTACAAGACCGGCACCTGCGACATGAACGTGCTGGCCCCCCACTGGTCGGCCCCCATGATCGCCTACGGACCCGGCGATTCTACCCTCGACCACACCCCCTACGAGCACGTGGAGATCCCCGAGTTCCTCAAGGCCATCGAAGCCTTGCGGACGGCGCTGGTTCAGCTCAGCCGCAGCGGGGTTCCAACGGGGGTAAATGTGGATGAAAGCCGGTAG
- a CDS encoding TRAP transporter large permease, which produces MSFEVMAPLMFVGLVVFLLLGYPVAFSLGAVGLLFGWIGVQYDFIQPVFLQNIPLRIFDTLKNQTLLAIPFFTFMGLILERSGMAEELLDTVGQLFGRLRGGVAFAVILVGAMLAATTGVVAASVIAMGLISLPVMLRHGYSPRIASGVIAASGTLAQIIPPSLVLIIMADQLGVSVGDMYRGAFVPGFILTGLYLVYVVLVALINPKAVPGLPEEARTHRGAQLAWRVLTVMIPPLVLIFLVLGTIFLGIATPTEGGAMGAVGALVLALARRRLSLKVLLQAMESTARLTSFVTFILVGSRIFSLVFVGVDGDRWVENLLETALPDNPIAFLLVLNLLVFLIAFFLDFFEIAFIIIPLILPAVTGIMEGLYPQDYKMGLYWFGVMLGVNLQTSFMHPPFGFALFYLRSVAPPSLKTSDIYWGAVPFVVIQVIMVLIVLFNPWLVTNWLAK; this is translated from the coding sequence GTGAGCTTCGAAGTGATGGCCCCGCTGATGTTTGTGGGCCTGGTGGTCTTTCTCCTGCTGGGCTACCCGGTGGCCTTCAGCCTGGGCGCGGTGGGGCTGCTCTTCGGCTGGATCGGGGTGCAGTACGACTTTATCCAGCCGGTGTTCCTGCAAAATATCCCTTTGCGCATCTTCGACACCCTCAAGAACCAGACCCTGCTGGCCATCCCTTTCTTCACCTTCATGGGGTTGATCCTCGAGCGCTCCGGCATGGCCGAGGAACTGCTGGACACCGTGGGTCAGCTCTTCGGGCGGCTGCGGGGGGGCGTGGCTTTTGCGGTGATCCTGGTGGGGGCGATGCTGGCCGCCACCACCGGTGTGGTGGCGGCTTCGGTCATCGCGATGGGCCTGATCTCACTGCCGGTGATGCTGCGCCACGGCTACTCCCCGCGCATCGCCTCCGGGGTGATCGCGGCCTCGGGCACCCTGGCCCAGATCATCCCGCCCAGTCTGGTGCTCATCATCATGGCCGACCAGCTCGGCGTGAGCGTGGGCGACATGTACCGGGGGGCCTTCGTCCCTGGCTTCATCCTCACCGGGCTCTACCTGGTCTACGTGGTTTTGGTGGCCCTGATTAACCCCAAGGCCGTGCCCGGCCTGCCCGAGGAGGCCCGCACCCATCGGGGCGCCCAGCTGGCTTGGCGGGTGCTCACGGTGATGATCCCGCCTTTGGTGCTGATCTTCCTGGTGCTGGGCACCATCTTCCTGGGCATCGCTACCCCCACCGAGGGGGGGGCGATGGGCGCGGTGGGGGCTCTGGTGCTGGCCCTGGCCCGCCGTCGGCTGAGCCTGAAGGTGCTGCTGCAGGCCATGGAGTCCACTGCGCGGCTGACCTCCTTCGTGACCTTTATCCTGGTGGGCTCGCGCATCTTCAGCCTGGTCTTCGTGGGCGTGGACGGTGACCGCTGGGTGGAGAACCTGCTCGAGACCGCCCTCCCCGACAACCCCATCGCCTTCTTGCTGGTGCTCAACCTGCTGGTCTTCCTCATCGCCTTCTTCCTCGACTTCTTCGAGATCGCCTTCATCATCATCCCCCTCATCCTGCCGGCGGTGACGGGCATCATGGAGGGCCTTTATCCGCAGGACTACAAGATGGGGCTCTACTGGTTCGGGGTGATGCTGGGCGTGAACCTCCAGACCTCCTTCATGCATCCGCCCTTCGGCTTCGCACTCTTCTACCTGCGTAGCGTGGCCCCTCCCAGCCTCAAGACCAGCGACATCTACTGGGGCGCGGTGCCCTTCGTGGTGATCCAGGTCATCATGGTGCTGATCGTGCTGTTCAACCCTTGGTTGGTGACGAATTGGTTGGCCAAATAG
- a CDS encoding GGDEF domain-containing protein, which produces MLLWALEELTWWVQRSQGFGAVITPADVFFYAGAASWMTTLIRLEVRATPRWVLLLVPALLLCTVALLARPSALLSAVVSSLDLLLMIFALPVLEPALRGQASVGRLLLGLGIFMRVSVHSAYYWLGQPALGMLDFSMWGSSYALMGLGAYLEARDLERQARFWPYLLGIASTLGVYLLFIHTASLLYPSMLVEAALLAAYPLLVIVLAFSGLLYRKRQWAEERLERWTSLLERLGELEAGVQTTQNLGAAGLMQRVLDALQPVFPHLVGIEIRNRESVRVGKVTLYAKHFPLYAHEAEGRLYFEHTPSPSDAHDLEVLGPFVAEKLRSALSLEEWRHRALTDPLTGLLNRRGLERQIPRLIELCHTSQRPLSVAMLDLDHFKRINDTYGHPVGDRVLQTLAGVLRRHLRTEDLAVRWGGEEFALFLYGAGLEEARRVLERIRAELGALEVEPISWNITLSAGLTGGGIPTSEGLLEAWVLQADWTLLQAKEAGRNRVMVTEAPRSQDLEPRRTTLQ; this is translated from the coding sequence TTGTTGCTGTGGGCTTTGGAGGAGCTAACCTGGTGGGTTCAGCGCAGCCAGGGCTTCGGTGCGGTAATCACCCCCGCCGACGTGTTTTTCTACGCAGGAGCGGCCAGTTGGATGACCACCCTCATCCGCCTCGAGGTGCGGGCCACCCCGCGCTGGGTCTTGTTGCTGGTGCCCGCCTTGCTGCTCTGCACGGTCGCTCTGCTGGCCCGCCCTTCGGCCCTGCTCTCCGCGGTAGTCTCGTCGCTGGATCTCCTGCTCATGATCTTCGCCCTGCCGGTGCTCGAGCCCGCCCTGCGAGGTCAGGCCTCGGTGGGGCGCTTACTGCTAGGTCTGGGGATCTTCATGCGGGTGAGCGTGCACAGTGCGTACTACTGGCTGGGGCAACCCGCGCTGGGCATGTTGGACTTCAGCATGTGGGGCAGCAGCTACGCCCTCATGGGCCTGGGGGCCTACCTCGAGGCACGTGATCTAGAGCGGCAGGCGAGATTCTGGCCCTACTTGCTGGGCATCGCCAGCACCCTGGGAGTTTATCTGCTGTTCATCCACACCGCCAGCCTGCTGTACCCGTCGATGCTGGTCGAGGCAGCGCTGTTGGCGGCTTACCCCCTGCTGGTGATCGTGCTGGCCTTTTCGGGCTTGCTCTACCGCAAGCGCCAGTGGGCCGAGGAGAGATTGGAGCGCTGGACCTCGCTATTGGAGCGGCTGGGTGAGCTGGAGGCCGGGGTACAGACCACCCAAAACCTCGGGGCAGCCGGGTTGATGCAGCGCGTGCTGGATGCCCTGCAGCCGGTATTCCCTCACCTGGTGGGCATCGAAATCCGCAACCGCGAATCCGTGCGGGTGGGAAAGGTCACACTTTACGCCAAGCATTTTCCCCTCTACGCCCATGAAGCCGAGGGGCGGCTGTACTTCGAACACACCCCCAGCCCCTCCGACGCCCACGACCTCGAGGTGCTGGGCCCCTTCGTGGCCGAGAAGCTGCGCTCGGCGCTGTCGCTGGAAGAGTGGCGCCACCGCGCCCTCACCGACCCCCTCACCGGCCTACTCAACCGCCGGGGGCTCGAGCGCCAGATTCCCCGCCTGATCGAGCTCTGCCACACCAGTCAGCGCCCTCTGAGCGTGGCCATGCTCGACCTCGACCACTTCAAGCGCATCAACGACACCTACGGCCACCCGGTGGGCGACCGGGTGCTGCAAACCCTGGCCGGGGTGCTGCGCCGCCACCTGCGCACCGAGGACCTGGCGGTGCGCTGGGGGGGCGAGGAGTTCGCCCTGTTCCTCTACGGGGCAGGGCTGGAGGAGGCCCGGCGGGTGCTCGAGCGCATCCGGGCCGAGCTGGGGGCGCTGGAGGTCGAGCCCATCTCCTGGAACATCACCCTCTCGGCGGGCCTCACCGGGGGTGGCATCCCCACCTCGGAGGGCTTGCTCGAGGCCTGGGTCCTCCAAGCCGACTGGACCCTGCTGCAGGCCAAGGAGGCTGGCCGTAACCGGGTGATGGTCACCGAAGCCCCGCGCAGCCAGGATCTCGAGCCGCGCAGGACGACTTTGCAGTAG